A portion of the Oscillatoria salina IIICB1 genome contains these proteins:
- a CDS encoding response regulator, whose translation MLMILNEEFCETKTCSTSNSRYRAKTAKNQIDNPNERRLPRKQILLIDPEEDLREVIKTGLELTTNWNILTTHDSHNGLHLAVNEQPNAILINIEKKDLGQIGLLWQLRQSQQLRQIPIILLLDRIRLSDRKCLNKLEIAGAIAKPFDMVNLGQQIASFLRWDCYTITHQSYIKKVHKD comes from the coding sequence ATGTTAATGATATTAAATGAAGAGTTTTGCGAAACGAAAACTTGCTCTACTAGCAACAGTCGGTACCGTGCAAAAACAGCAAAAAATCAAATTGACAACCCGAACGAGCGACGATTACCTCGCAAGCAAATTTTGTTAATCGATCCCGAAGAGGACTTGCGAGAAGTAATTAAAACTGGGCTAGAATTAACAACTAACTGGAACATATTGACAACTCACGATAGTCATAATGGTTTGCATTTAGCTGTTAACGAGCAGCCCAACGCAATTTTAATTAATATCGAGAAAAAAGATTTAGGGCAGATTGGTTTGTTGTGGCAACTCAGACAAAGCCAGCAACTGCGACAAATCCCCATTATTTTATTGCTCGATCGCATTCGGCTCTCAGACCGAAAGTGCTTAAATAAACTAGAAATAGCAGGCGCGATCGCCAAACCCTTTGACATGGTAAACTTAGGGCAACAAATTGCTTCTTTTTTACGCTGGGACTGCTATACCATTACTCATCAGAGTTACATAAAAAAAGTACATAAGGATTGA